In Festucalex cinctus isolate MCC-2025b chromosome 17, RoL_Fcin_1.0, whole genome shotgun sequence, the genomic stretch GGGGGGAAATCAAAAGATGGAGCAAATTGGCATGTGTGAAGGGGGAAAATTACATGCCTGTTAGGGTTTGGTTGCGTTCCTAGCGATTTGTCACACAGGCTCTGTCTTAAAAGTTCAATCAGCTCATTGTTACTCTGCCATCGACCAATCTCCCACACATACCAGCAGTAAGCGTGATGAATTGAATATCAGACAAACTATTACTCTGTACTACTATTCGTATTGAAAAAGTGCTAAACGTTCAAACAAATGACGCAAATAAGTTAAACAAACAGTTAATAAATGgctgaataattaaataaatatgcaaacaaAATCATATTAGCACTCTGTTGGTCAACGTCCCGCACATTTGTTGCATATTGTGCTGCATGGAAGACTGGTGATGAGCATCAGCTAGTCTATTAGAGTACTTGAATAATACTACATGACTGTGTGAGGGGCAGAATGAGAGACGATTTGCttgcttcccctttaaaaagtcCAGGTCAACCGGGAATGTGACATAGTGAGCAGTGAAACCATGAACATGTGGATTTTGTGTGTCTGTCTCATAGGAATAGTCTGGCGACAGTCAAGAGAAAAAGTTTGACAAGAAAAGGAGGCTTCGGTCTGAAGCTCCGCAGGCCAGGAATGTCATTTTTCAATGTGGGACAAACAGCTGTGATGAGGACATATTCACacatagtgttttttttctctctctccataGAGTAATGTTCATATTTCTGTTGAaatcaaaacataattttcCTCAGAGTAACAGGAGTTCAAATGCTTAGTTCGTCTTGTCTCTGAAGAGAaattaaatagcaaaaaaaaaaagaaaaaaaaagaaattaagagGCAGCTTCCTCTTCCCAGCACTGCCACTTGGGCTGTCCTTGCTATCACTGCACACCCTCAAAGGAAATaaataacaaccaaataaaaaaataatttttcacattcacTTACATAGCTTACTTTGTTGGTTTTCTTTGAGTCAGGGTAGGACGCTGCCTTCCTGAGAAGAAAGATCAGGACCTTTTGCTCAGCTGGTGTCCGCTCAGTGAGGAGGACGCTTCGGGGTTCATCTGCCACTGACATACACAATGTCTTTCAGTAGTTAAGACTACTAGTACTTGTATGTCACCTGAGAGTGACATGAACACACACTGGTTAATTTTCAGTCTAATCAGGAGAGCCGTCACAACACGCCTACGGTACTTCTTTTTGGTATCAGATGCTGTAGTACAATGCTTATGGTAGACTAGCTATCAGGTCTTGTCAGCATCCTTTAGCAGGCTGATTTGCTAACTGGCATGCACATGAGCGCTTCAAAAATTTCTAGTTTGATTTTTGAGAAGCTGTATCTACGGCGGGATACCAAACTACTCATTCACATGTTTTCATTAAAGGGTGATTCCGTCGCTCTCGTTGAAGGATTGGAATCCGGGTCATCCGAAGGTTCAAgacaattgttaaaaacaaaagcatgatagTGGGAAGGCTCAATTCTTGCTATTATCAAAGCACCTCCGACTTAGCCGAGGAAGGAGCTCGTGGTTTGCAGGGATGCTTGAAGATGAAGTCAAAAGAGTGTGGATGTCGCTCAGGCATCCCGCGGCGCGGTTTTCCCGTTCGGACCTACGGTTGCGATTGGGTTCCGTTGGTGGACAGCAGTCGGGTTCTCTCCTTTGCCGAACCTCGGCGCTGCAGGACTCCCCCGCTGCCTCCGATGCCGCCGCCATCTGCTCGGTCGCCCCACTCGCACCTGTCGCCCCCACCCTCTGAGCGCCTGGAATTTTGGCGGGTGGGGGTCCTGTGGGGTCGGCCGTTCTTCTCGTCTGGGAAGGGATCAGGAGACGAGAATGGGGAAAGTCACTCTTACGTAAGAGTGTCGGTAATGGAAGAGAATTGCATTTCGAGGATGTTTAAAGAGATCCTCAGTATTAACTAAGTCAGCTGTTTGTATGTTTAACTGCACATGCTTGCATGTCAAAACTGCCTTTCAACGTACCATGCTAAATATCCAAAGATGAACATGACAACTACATGGACAAAAATCAACAtcatattagggccacatataaatatatacatatttctaGAGAGTGGTGTAATATTCCAAGTAAAAACTCACAGATTTATTTATGCGACATtataaaaaacatacaaatttacgagaaaaaaaaactcaaatatttgtGATATTATAAAATGgaaattttgtgagaaaaaaattacacatttctaagaaaaaacttgaatatttgcgacattataaAATGGCAAATCTGAGCGAAAATATGTATACGCtaatattaatatattgaatatatatacagtaatattaaatattaatactaatacatataaaaatatttgtacatgGCCCTAATATGTCATCGTACAAACATTAATATAGTTAaattaaatattgaaaaatgtcacttatatcTTGGTAGTGACCCTACTACATCTTAAGTATCTTACctaatatagaatgtgggaagtTTGTATGGTGCAGAGGCATACTGATTATGAATATATGCAATCTTACACCTCAAGTACATTTATGACGCATGCCTGTCAAAATAAtgttatttttcaaataaaaggCAAGTCCAACATGTAACACTCTGGATAGGACATTCTGAATTTATGATGGAATTATGCAACTATGGGCCGTGACGTAATTCAAAATGATAAATCAGAACATGCTGTAGTCTACCACTAACTTATGCTAAAAGTTATTGTAAAAGTTATTAGTACAGTGACAATTTAAATGAATAACAGTATCAACAGCTGTAACTGTGTCATGTGACTACAAATTTTTATGCCGCTGCGCTTAACAGTTCACCGAACAGAACACCTTTCGTAATCTTCCTAGCCCTAAccccatgtgttttttttttctacctgtcCGCAACATCAATCACAATCTTACCAGATAGGGCTTGCACCAGGGGTTGATCATGGGAACTGAGAAGCTGGGCTTGAATCGTTTCCACCACTCGTCTGAACCTGCGACTCGGACCTGAGAGTGCATGACGCATCATATTACTATTACCAACTGCATATGCATTTTCCACATCAACAGATGGATGCAGCATTTCGTATTTGTACAACTCACCCGATATGAGGGTGAACGTCACGCTGTAGATTCCCGTTTCCCTCCTGCCGTCCCTCTCGGTCCTCTCCCTGTCCCGCTCCCTCTCGCCCTCGGAGAAGGCAATATCCACCTGGAACTTGACGGGCTTCTGGAAGACGGAAGGGCCGCCGGAGGACTTGTATTCGGCCCTGAAGCTTGTCTGGGAGATGACGCTGTGACTGAGAGACGGGATCTGTGCGGTGGGAAGACAGAGAAGAAGCAGAGAGACCGACAGACTTACGAGGCGGGAGAGGTACGGAGGATCCGACGTGAGTGCGGGGGAGGACAAAAGGTGAGGGTGAGGGTGTGGAGAAGAGAGAAAGAGTGagccacaggcaaaagcaaagtGATTCATCAATGTGCCACCAGTGGGCATAACTGAAATAAAGTGGACATAGAAATAAAGACAGAAATGAAGTACATACATCAAGAGAGTGAATGTGACTTTGAACATGTGCCCTGGAAACAAGCCTGTGACCTTTGAGATGCATGACAGACAGAGCGCAGCAGATACTTACAGACAGGAAGGCGTGGACGATGTCGGCTTTGACAGAACTCAGAGGTTTGTCTCGGATCACCACAAAGATCTGCTCTTCTTTCTCCAGGCCAATGAAGTTCCCAAACCACGACTTCTTAGCCAGCCTGTGATTGCGCAAGGCCAGAAGCAGACGTTGAAGAGGTGAACTTTCGGGTTTGCGTGGAACTTTTTCTCAGTGCATAAATAATAACTTACTCAGGGCTGGATTCTGGTGTTAAACTGGACATGTCCTCTGATGTCGGAACTACAAGAGATAActcgtgttaatttcgtcaacgaaaactaaacaaaaataatttcgtcaacacacatttttcactggactaaaattagactagactagactaagaccttcattaataaacaatagctGGAATTAAATCATCATGCGttttcgtcaactaatgaagacgagataaaaatgtacttcacttaataaaaactggactaaaatcgtgtgacacacaatgacacaccccctttcaaattttCAGCGAGCTAGTGCAACATCCACAAACACATTGGACAGATAgaaggtggattcacggtgaaaggtaaATTATAGGTATCGCGTAAAATTAATCCTATTAATCTCATTTACGAGCTCGTATTGAGCCATAGTATCCACacgttgatatactgtaattgtgtgtggagttgttgtttttttttttctcagttctgCTCCATGCTATGGATGAACTCAATTTGACACTCTACCTGTGTAGATATTAGTGCCATTACATAGATATCAACATCAACACCCACTCACCTTGCAGCTTGCGACGATGGAACCGAGGTGAGCCCAACAAGTTGTTCTTAAACGAATTGAGGCGAGTCCTCCAGTGGGCGGAGCTGCTGGCCGCAATCCCGCTTCCCCCTCCGGGGCTGGAGGGCGGGGTGAGCGACAGGGAGCccaccccgccccctccctctgcccgcgaggaggatgaggacgaggaggaggagggcgggGTGGAGGAAGGGTGGTGAGGGTGGTGGACAGGGGTGCCCAAGGGTGTGGGCAACGGAGAGCCCTGGGGAGTGACCTGCGGCACAGAGTGGGCAGAGTTTGGGTACAAGCTCTTAGTCACGGACTTTAGGACAGAGGACGAAGGGAAGAAGAAACGGGGAATGGGTGAGAGCAGCGGAGAGGGGGAGGGCGAGCGGGAGGATGGGTTGTGCGGAGGCAGGGATTTGATGGGCTGGAGGTGAAGCCGTTCGGCGGGTCCCTTGGTGGGCAGGGTCTGAGTCTTTGGATGGGGGGCAGCTTTGGGCTTGTCGTGAGCCCGTGCCGAGCGAGGTGTCGTGGCGCTTCCCTGTTTGGGCTCCTTTGTTTGGGGGGTAGCGGCAGCGGAGGTGACGTCTGATTGGCTGAAAGTGAAAATGGGGCTTTGATAGGACTGGGGAGCGggcgggttgttttttggggcaaATGGAAAACAAGAAAGAGAAGGGATGGAACATGGAGAAAGAAGGATGGAAATGAATATCATGCTTCGTGACAAAAGACTGCATCTTGTGAGAAGTGAACATGTCCGGTGAAAGCTTACATGTGCTGAAATAGTCAGAACTTATAACAAACGTTAAGTGCAATGATTTTCCTCAATATTTATAATTGTGCACGCACTTGCTCATGCAGGATGTGGAAGAGAAGTGACATGAGGACGATAGAGAAGTGAAAATGTCGCACAAACCTGCCGCGAGAGGTTTACtctgaggagcttcatttgtggtaatgttaaaaaaaatgattagagGAGATGGGTAAAAGGATGTTTCTGGGAGTTATGACTGGTGGTTTGATATTTCATAGCACATATTGGAATTTATGACAAGAAAACACCCCAATTGTATATTATTTTTGCCCGTAAAACAAATGAGCTGTTgattttaataacaaaaataataataataataataatgagcaaATTATACCAATACAAGTCATAAATTAAATCTGTTATCCTGTTAAGAGATACTGTATTCAGCCATTGCCAgtaaataaagcagcaaaagctGAGTCTTACCCTGGGACTACTGAGAGGGCTGGAGGAGAGGCCGGTGGAAGCTCCGCTCACCGAGCGAGACCTGAAAAATGTCAACATCAGCAAAGTTTCACTCATCAACATTATCATGAGTTTGATGTCATTATACCTCTGGCTGTGTGCGGCGTCCAGAGCCCGGCGAGGGGGCGTGGGAGAGCCCTGTTCCGTTACGCTCAGCACCTCCAGGCTCTTCCTCTCCGGACGGCAGCGGCCGTGGCGCGTCAGCATGGGCGAGTCCACGCGCTTTCGAGGAGGGTCTGCACATTGGCCGTCGAAAATTTTAGAGAGTTATGCTTATCAATCGTTGATGTTTATACAGAAGCTTCAACTGCTATATCCCCTGAGTGAAGCTACGCTGCCACCTAATGACTGACCGGCGTCATTGCGTTGAGGCAAGTCCTCGTCCTCGTAGCTGGGGTAGCGCTCTTTCCTGTCCAACAGCAGGTAGTAAATCATCTTTTCCTGGTTTTCTCTGTGGAACATAAAATGGACACATTGGAACACAGTAGAAGAGGAGTTAAGGTAGGGAAAGAAAATGTAGAAAGGAGTAGATTAGAAAGCCCAAATCAAATGTGAAGTGAGTCATTTTGACTCAAAGACGCAAAATAGCAGCACCACCAGTTGTGCCAGCACATTTAATGTACAACCTGAAAAGACTTTTAATGCCAGCAGCGCTTTCATGACGTCTGCCGGGAGGAATTTCACTGGTTTGTCTTCTCTAAATAAATGTCTTTCAACTTCTTTCCCACTTTTTGGAACAGTTGCCCGAGTCCAAACGGTCATTTACAACCTCCCCTGTTTCTATCCAAGTCGACAGCTTCTTTTTATTAGCTATTATGTCGACCCGCTTGGCAGTCAGCGTTTTCTTGTGCCGGCTTGAAGCGCTATAGTAACGTACTTCTCTTcatctataaaaaaaatcctgaattcTATGGAACATGAGTGGAAATTAAAAGCACAAACTATCAACATAGCTGGCGCTTGTAAACAATGCACCCTAAAATGGAATCGACCATTAACCTTGAGTTACGACCTTGGCTAAAGTCCattgtttcaaaacaaaaaacaaaaaaaagcaaaggaaAGAAAGGCTTACTCTTCACATTGCAAATCACGTGTAAGCTTGACGCGGTCTCTGAAACAGCCCAGTGAGTGCATGCTGTCCAACACATCCGGGTCCAGCTCAGTCAGGGATAAGATTTGCCTCACGCACACTCTTCTGGGAGGAGGCTGCTCAGGACAAGGCTCGTTACGGCCCCCCCttgacacatacacacacacacacacacacacacacagacacaaacagtGTATGTTATTGTAAATGTGACGAAATATGATGAAGCATCGTACTCCACAGATGAGTGACGATATACTCACAGATACCAGGCATGTTTCTGAATGGTCTCCAGCTGTAGGACAGACAAGAAGAAAATGACTTACTTAGATTTACTGAGATTTATCTTTTAGTTATTCAACTTCATTGTCATTATCCAaatataaggaaaaaaaaatgtgcgccAGAATGTTACAAAAAGCACTGAAATAATGATGTTCACAgctcaatttactcacaaatttcCACACTTCAAATTAAGTGAATTTAACTTTTGGTCCAGTCAAGTTAAATGGAATAACTGTAGTATTTATGTGCTATAGCTTAGCGGTTGGGAATCATTGAACTTTACGCACTAAAGTCATGGAACACAAACTCATCATCAGTCATATCATTGACTACTCGAAacaagggatgtaacgataacggcaatatcgtgatatcgctaTATCTGTTaaagaagtcaggttgatttccatttgtgcagttctagcaccctctggtggctagttttttagtgcagtttaattttgacaaggcatgttttggcccttctaataTTCTCTGTTTAAGattcacgctaatggtcagatgaagaggaacgtaatatgcttgtgaactgagtcaatatgtggagaaatTAAATATGTGCGTGCGCGCATGAGCAAATACGTGcgtcaatattaagtgttattagagattgtaggttgttgatatgcattgctgttatgtacaaaagcacaatattgtgcttgtttttttagtatgagctcctttttttttacaatattgtgatgtttttttaaatattgctacATAcaatatcgtgagcttcatattgtgataatatcgtattgtgatgtttggatagcgttacatccctactcaagagttgagtactatAGTACTGGTATCAAACATCTCTAGTGGGAGTTAATTATATGTCTCACTACAGTACTTGAGTCATATAGGAGATGTACAGTACATGGATGCCAGTGTGAGCTGCGTCTCGTACCGTGAGCCGCTTTTCGGGGTTGACCTCAATCATGCCCTTGAGCAGGGACTGGCAGTCCGGGGGGATGAAGTGCGGCATGTGGAACACGCCACTCTTCACTTTTTCCAGGAGCTGGCGTAAATTGTCATGGTCGAACGGCAGGGCGCCCTGGCGAAGACAGACAGTAAAAAAGCGGtacgtataaaaaaacaaaaacaaatggtcaATAACAAGGGCAAAAACTCAGAATCCAAATCAGAGTTAAGTACTGACCACCAGCAGCGCAAAAAGAATGACCCCACAGCTCCATACATCTGCTCTCCTTCCATCATACTTCTCCCCCTATCAAAGACAGAATCACATATGTTCCATAAAATCAACATTTACTGGATCATGTAAcgaaaatgtgtaaatattatGAAATGTGGCAACTTACCCGTATGACCTCAGGGCACGCATAATGCGGTGATCTGAAATAAGAAGATAATTACGTTATATGCATTTCTACGATTGACGGTTTCAAGGTCTCTGCAGTAAAACAGTGGAAACCTGACAtagttaatctaaaaaaaacaaaaaaacaaaacatatgatgTGTTTGTGAGCAAACTGAACACAAGGGACACTCACCCGCAGCTGGTCTCTAACAGGCTGTCGCCCACCTGGAGTGATGCCATACCAAAGTCAGCGATACGGATGTTGTTCTTCTCATCCAGCAGCAGGTTCTCAGGCTTCAGGTCTCTGTGGCTGCATCGATGCATAAGTGATGATCATAAAATGGTTTCCAATTTATTTATGGGTGTGTACGTTTAAACAAGTGCCATTCCCGTAGGAATTATTACTCAATGTactcaaatatatatacagtatcgcGACCGTACTTCCTCATGCAGTGGCCAGGAGGCCGTTTACCAATCAACTGCAGTGATACCGGGcatttatagataaaatatCCACAAATATAAAAGTGTCTTCTTACTCTCACTGTGCTCTTTTTGCAGCAGACATTAGATTGTCCTTTTTcaggacatttttaaaaccatatttaggcacgcttttttttttttttatgtgcacatttattttaattgaatcattatttAAGTACTATTTTTTCACtcaatattttacaatatttaagCAGTGTTAATATTCTAATTATGTATAAAGTTACAGTATcttaatatattatattatcaaGCAGAGCTTTTTTTATGTGCCACAtaatgccaaaaaaaattacatttttttttgctcaagtcGACAACGCCACCACTGTTTATCGAGCGAATCTACAGGACACTGTCCGAGGAAAAACAGCATAAGCGATCAACTGTACAAATGACTCAAACCGAAGAGTGCAAGAATGAGAGCTTGGATGTAAGAACCAACCAGATGGAGTGACTGTGGCAGAAATCCAAAGCAGAAATGATCTGCCTGAAGAACTTCCTGGCTTCTTTGGGAGTCAGACGGCCTTTCTTTACCAGGTAGTCGAAGAGCTCTCCTCCTGACACATGTTCCAATACCAGGTATCTATGAATAAACAGAGATCTGGCCtcaacagctaaaaaaaaatggtacaccTTTGCAAACTAATGAGAGCTGATACAAGAgcttgatgaaaaaaacaaatgctctCAAATAAAGTGAAAGAGAAGCCAAAATTGCAG encodes the following:
- the brsk1a gene encoding serine/threonine-protein kinase BRSK2 isoform X3, with amino-acid sequence MSKELSLSQSAQYVGPYRLEKTLGKGQTGLVKLGVHCITGQKVAIKIVNREKLSESVLMKVEREIAILKLIEHPHVLKLHDVYENNKYLYLVLEHVSGGELFDYLVKKGRLTPKEARKFFRQIISALDFCHSHSICHRDLKPENLLLDEKNNIRIADFGMASLQVGDSLLETSCGSPHYACPEVIRGEKYDGRRADVWSCGVILFALLVGALPFDHDNLRQLLEKVKSGVFHMPHFIPPDCQSLLKGMIEVNPEKRLTLETIQKHAWYLGGRNEPCPEQPPPRRVCVRQILSLTELDPDVLDSMHSLGCFRDRVKLTRDLQCEEENQEKMIYYLLLDRKERYPSYEDEDLPQRNDADPPRKRVDSPMLTRHGRCRPERKSLEVLSVTEQGSPTPPRRALDAAHSQRSRSVSGASTGLSSSPLSSPRSYQSPIFTFSQSDVTSAAATPQTKEPKQGSATTPRSARAHDKPKAAPHPKTQTLPTKGPAERLHLQPIKSLPPHNPSSRSPSPSPLLSPIPRFFFPSSSVLKSVTKSLYPNSAHSVPQVTPQGSPLPTPLGTPVHHPHHPSSTPPSSSSSSSSSRAEGGGGVGSLSLTPPSSPGGGSGIAASSSAHWRTRLNSFKNNLLGSPRFHRRKLQVPTSEDMSSLTPESSPELAKKSWFGNFIGLEKEEQIFVVIRDKPLSSVKADIVHAFLSSVGLSASSLSSHRTDPVSQSQRHLPDKLQGRIQVLRRPFRLPEARQVPGGYCLLRGREGAGQGEDREGRQEGNGNLQRDVHPHIGSESQVQTSGGNDSSPASQFP